In Macrobrachium rosenbergii isolate ZJJX-2024 chromosome 47, ASM4041242v1, whole genome shotgun sequence, the following are encoded in one genomic region:
- the LOC136830801 gene encoding gamma-interferon-inducible lysosomal thiol reductase-like isoform X1 encodes MILECAKAYVSHKHFMKLAICFMSEDSNPLPPPFVVGKKCAHKVGAKDQWSNIKTCASSVEGQQLLHEAGVKFHSLKDPEPTWVPWILINGKQNDKAEEDLKSVVCSTYEGQPPAACPRPKFKRIPRQIL; translated from the exons ATGATACTGGAGTGTGCCAAGGCCTATGTCTCTCACAAGCACTTTATGAAACTTGCCATTTGTTTTATGAGTGAAGACTCAAATCCCCTGCCTCCTCCTTTTGTTGTGGGAAAAAAG TGTGCTCACAAAGTTGGCGCTAAAGACCAATGGTCAAATATTAAAACATGTGCATCTTCAGTTGAGGGTCAGCAGCTACTCCATGAAGCTGGAGTGAAGTTCCATTCCCTGAAGGATCCCGAACCAACTTGGGTTCCCTGGATTCTTATCAATGGG aaacaaaatgacaaagcTGAGGAAGACTTGAAGAGCGTCGTATGTAGCACTTATGAAGGTCAGCCACCTGCTGCTTGTCCCCGACCAAAGTTCAAGAGGATTCCCCGTCAGATTCTGTAA